A genomic segment from Dermatobacter hominis encodes:
- a CDS encoding DMT family transporter yields MAVLVGLLVAALFGSGDFLGGIASRRASTLVVLATAQVCALVGAVLVATLAGGEPRPEDFVLGAAAGLVNVTALGCLFRGLAIGRIGQVAPIAAVIGATIPVAWGLLTGERPGPVALCGVALAVVAGALIARERDDGDGHDDRRALLFAIAAGVGFGASFVLFASTDHDSGFWPVLSARAAAAAGVFVVVAITRTSLRADRAPRLQAVASGLFDVSATALLLVSVRVGLTAVVAPVASLAPGFTVGHAWWYLHERPTRVQKAGVVVALAGLVLIALG; encoded by the coding sequence GTGGCTGTGCTGGTGGGTCTGCTGGTCGCAGCGCTCTTCGGGTCGGGCGACTTCCTCGGCGGGATCGCATCTCGCCGGGCGTCGACGCTCGTGGTCCTGGCCACGGCGCAGGTGTGCGCTCTGGTCGGCGCGGTTCTCGTCGCGACACTCGCCGGTGGCGAACCACGGCCGGAGGACTTCGTGCTCGGCGCGGCCGCGGGCCTGGTCAACGTCACCGCCCTCGGCTGCCTCTTCCGGGGCCTCGCGATCGGCCGGATCGGTCAGGTGGCGCCCATCGCCGCTGTCATCGGCGCCACGATCCCGGTGGCGTGGGGCCTCCTCACCGGCGAGCGGCCCGGGCCCGTGGCGCTGTGCGGCGTCGCGCTGGCGGTGGTCGCCGGCGCGCTGATCGCCCGGGAGCGCGACGACGGCGACGGCCACGACGACCGGCGGGCGCTCCTCTTCGCCATCGCCGCCGGCGTCGGCTTCGGCGCGTCGTTCGTCCTCTTCGCCTCGACCGACCACGACTCCGGCTTCTGGCCCGTCCTCAGCGCGCGGGCTGCGGCCGCGGCCGGGGTGTTCGTCGTGGTCGCGATCACGAGGACGTCGTTGCGGGCCGACCGGGCACCGCGGCTCCAGGCCGTCGCCTCGGGCCTGTTCGACGTGTCGGCCACGGCGCTCCTGCTCGTCTCGGTCCGTGTCGGGCTCACCGCCGTCGTGGCGCCCGTCGCATCGCTCGCCCCCGGGTTCACCGTCGGCCACGCCTGGTGGTACCTGCACGAGCGCCCGACGCGGGTCCAGAAGGCGGGCGTCGTGGTGGCGCTCGCCGGGCTCGTGCTGATCGCACTCGGCTGA
- a CDS encoding DUF2200 domain-containing protein, translating to MHRIFTTSVASVYPHYVTKVERKGRTQAELDQVIEWLTGYDDAELHRRLDDDTTFEDFFAQAELNPNAAAIKGVVCGVRVEDVEDPLMQKIRYLDKLVDELAKGKAMVKILRS from the coding sequence GTGCACCGGATCTTCACCACGAGCGTCGCCTCGGTCTACCCGCACTACGTGACCAAGGTGGAGCGGAAGGGGCGGACGCAGGCCGAGCTCGATCAGGTGATCGAGTGGCTCACCGGCTACGACGACGCCGAGCTCCACCGGCGACTCGACGACGACACGACGTTCGAGGACTTCTTCGCCCAGGCGGAGCTGAACCCGAACGCCGCGGCCATCAAAGGCGTGGTGTGCGGTGTCCGCGTCGAGGACGTCGAGGACCCGCTCATGCAGAAGATCCGCTACCTCGACAAGCTCGTGGACGAGCTCGCCAAGGGCAAGGCCATGGTGAAGATCCTCCGCAGCTGA
- a CDS encoding SRPBCC family protein, translating to MAERIEITKDFNASPEAVYAAISDVTRMGEWSEECHSCEWHDGVTGPAVGATFDGHNRNGDNEWTSQGKVIEADPGRAFAFECSMFDFHFSTWGYRIEPTEDGCRVTEWTEDLRPESALEFSQNMSGIVDRSARNRATMSGTLERLAAALEG from the coding sequence ATGGCCGAACGGATCGAGATCACCAAGGACTTCAACGCCTCTCCGGAAGCGGTCTACGCCGCCATCTCCGACGTGACCCGCATGGGCGAGTGGTCGGAGGAGTGCCACTCGTGCGAGTGGCACGACGGGGTCACCGGCCCTGCGGTCGGCGCGACCTTCGACGGCCACAACCGCAACGGCGACAACGAGTGGACCAGCCAGGGCAAGGTGATCGAGGCCGATCCCGGCCGAGCGTTCGCGTTCGAGTGCTCGATGTTCGACTTCCACTTCTCGACGTGGGGCTACCGGATCGAGCCCACCGAGGACGGCTGCCGGGTGACCGAGTGGACCGAGGACCTGCGACCGGAGTCGGCGCTGGAGTTCAGCCAGAACATGTCGGGCATCGTGGACCGATCAGCCCGGAACCGGGCCACGATGAGCGGCACGCTCGAACGCCTCGCCGCCGCCCTCGAGGGCTGA
- a CDS encoding class I SAM-dependent DNA methyltransferase codes for MNDHGHGEHDHGEHDHGGHAHGDFDEMATTWDDDPAKVERARIVAELIDRRLELGPATTLFEYGAGTGLVAQHLAPRVGPITVSDPSAGMRAAMEAKVAEGTLPTGTRIWTTDLDVDRVPGERFDLVATVQVLHHVTDLPRVLAGLAAMTSPGGHLAVCDLEQEDGSFHGDGFGGHHGFDRAELDRQLRDAGFVDVTFEHAYDLRKNDHDYPLFLAFATR; via the coding sequence GTGAACGACCACGGGCACGGCGAGCACGACCACGGTGAGCACGATCACGGCGGCCACGCCCACGGCGACTTCGACGAGATGGCCACGACGTGGGACGACGACCCCGCGAAGGTCGAGCGGGCCCGCATCGTCGCCGAGCTCATCGACCGGCGACTCGAGCTCGGTCCGGCGACGACGCTGTTCGAGTACGGGGCAGGGACGGGTCTGGTCGCCCAACACCTCGCACCACGCGTGGGCCCGATCACCGTGTCGGACCCCTCGGCCGGCATGCGAGCCGCGATGGAGGCCAAGGTCGCGGAGGGAACGCTGCCGACCGGGACGCGGATCTGGACGACCGACCTCGACGTCGATCGCGTCCCCGGTGAGCGCTTCGACCTCGTCGCCACCGTGCAGGTCCTCCACCACGTCACCGATCTGCCGCGGGTGCTGGCGGGCCTGGCGGCGATGACGTCGCCGGGCGGGCACCTGGCGGTGTGCGACCTCGAGCAGGAGGACGGCTCGTTCCACGGCGATGGCTTCGGCGGCCACCACGGCTTCGACCGGGCCGAGCTCGACCGCCAGCTCCGCGACGCGGGGTTCGTCGACGTGACGTTCGAGCACGCGTACGACCTGCGCAAGAACGACCACGACTACCCGTTGTTCCTTGCGTTCGCGACCCGCTGA
- a CDS encoding SDR family NAD(P)-dependent oxidoreductase: MARVLITGSTTGLGEAAARQLLDEGHEVVLHARSTSRAGDVADLSARAVGVVIGDLADLDEVRQVADQANAIGALDAIIHNAGVYIDPERIATPQGHARTFAVNVLAPFLLTSWIEHPTRLVYLSSGMHLSGDTSLDDVDWTARPWSGVQAYCDSKLLLTTFALALARRRPDQRINVVDPGWVPTRMGGPSAPDDLELGHLTQTWLAVSDDAEAAVSGGYWHHRARQSPAPAAEQPPFQDAVLATLEGLTGVDAG, from the coding sequence GTGGCTCGCGTCCTGATCACCGGGTCGACGACCGGGCTCGGCGAAGCGGCGGCTCGTCAGCTCCTCGACGAGGGCCACGAGGTCGTGCTGCACGCCCGGAGCACGAGCCGAGCCGGCGACGTCGCCGATCTCTCGGCCCGGGCCGTCGGCGTCGTGATCGGCGATCTCGCCGACCTCGACGAGGTCCGTCAGGTGGCCGACCAGGCGAACGCCATCGGCGCGCTCGACGCGATCATCCACAACGCCGGCGTCTACATCGACCCGGAGCGGATCGCCACGCCGCAGGGCCACGCCCGCACGTTCGCGGTCAACGTCCTCGCGCCGTTCCTGCTCACCTCGTGGATCGAACACCCGACCCGGCTCGTCTACCTCAGCAGCGGGATGCACCTCAGCGGGGACACCTCCCTCGACGACGTGGACTGGACGGCCCGTCCGTGGAGCGGCGTCCAGGCGTACTGCGACAGCAAGCTGCTCCTGACCACGTTCGCCCTGGCGCTCGCCCGCCGGCGTCCCGATCAGCGGATCAACGTGGTCGATCCGGGGTGGGTCCCGACCCGCATGGGCGGACCCTCGGCGCCGGATGACCTCGAGCTCGGCCACCTCACCCAGACGTGGCTCGCGGTGAGCGACGACGCCGAGGCCGCTGTCTCGGGCGGGTACTGGCACCACCGCGCACGGCAGTCGCCGGCTCCGGCTGCGGAGCAGCCACCGTTCCAGGACGCTGTGCTCGCCACGCTCGAAGGGCTGACAGGCGTCGACGCCGGCTGA
- a CDS encoding ABC transporter permease gives MTTTTRTARDAATMVRRNLRHQLRYLSVTVMLVATPIVFLLLFVYVLGGTLGAGLTDAGGGRQEYLAYVAPGVLLLAVAAIAQGTSISVASDMTEGIVARFRSMAISRAAVLTGHVGGAMLQTILGLVVVVLVALAIGLRPTAGALEWLAAFGVLALIAFALTWLAVALGVVAKSVESASNLPMFLLLLPFLGSGFVPTDSMPSGARWVAEHQPFTPFVETVRGLLMGTPIGSSGVQTVAWCAAIAVGGYLLARTQYDRRSVVH, from the coding sequence ATGACGACCACGACCCGGACGGCCCGCGACGCCGCGACCATGGTCCGCCGCAACCTGCGGCACCAGCTCCGATACCTCTCGGTCACCGTGATGCTCGTCGCCACGCCCATCGTCTTCCTGCTGCTCTTCGTCTACGTCCTCGGCGGCACGCTCGGGGCCGGTCTCACCGACGCGGGCGGCGGACGGCAGGAGTACCTCGCCTACGTCGCGCCCGGCGTGCTGCTGCTCGCGGTGGCGGCCATCGCCCAGGGCACCTCGATCTCCGTCGCGAGCGACATGACCGAGGGCATCGTCGCCCGGTTCCGCAGCATGGCGATCTCTCGCGCCGCGGTGCTCACCGGCCACGTCGGCGGCGCCATGCTCCAGACGATCCTCGGCCTGGTCGTCGTGGTCCTGGTCGCCCTGGCGATCGGCCTCCGTCCGACCGCCGGGGCGCTCGAGTGGCTCGCAGCGTTCGGCGTCCTGGCCCTCATCGCCTTCGCCCTCACGTGGCTGGCGGTCGCGCTCGGCGTCGTGGCGAAGTCGGTGGAGTCAGCCAGCAACCTGCCGATGTTCCTCCTGCTGCTGCCGTTCCTCGGCAGCGGCTTCGTCCCCACCGACTCGATGCCGTCGGGAGCCCGCTGGGTGGCCGAGCACCAGCCGTTCACGCCGTTCGTCGAGACCGTCCGCGGGCTGCTGATGGGCACGCCGATCGGGTCGAGCGGGGTCCAGACCGTGGCCTGGTGCGCCGCGATCGCAGTCGGCGGCTACCTGCTGGCGAGGACCCAGTACGACCGCCGATCGGTCGTCCACTGA
- a CDS encoding ATP-binding cassette domain-containing protein: MPSPDAPRHPAIRTRGLRKSFGDHVVLDGIDLDVAPGSVFALLGPNGAGKTTVVHILSTLLRADAGDATVGGADVGRDADEVRAAIGLTGQFAAVDGLLTGAENLRLMADLHHLPRPERDARVAELLARFDLEDAAGTLASAYSGGMRRRLDLAMTLVGRPRIIFLDEPTTGLDPRSRRTMWDIVRGLVADGVTIFLTTQYLEEADQLADHVAILDRGRLIAQGTPSELKRLVPGGHVRLRFADADGFREAGRALPGATADADAMTLELPSDGGVAALRALLDELDRAAVEPAELSIHTPDLDDVFFALTGHGRSADDARAADDQEVTTP; encoded by the coding sequence GTGCCTTCACCTGACGCGCCCCGACACCCGGCCATCCGCACACGAGGGCTGCGCAAGTCCTTCGGCGACCACGTCGTCCTCGACGGCATCGACCTCGACGTGGCACCCGGCTCGGTCTTCGCCCTGCTCGGCCCGAACGGCGCCGGCAAGACGACGGTCGTGCACATCCTCAGCACCCTCCTCCGAGCCGACGCCGGCGACGCGACGGTCGGCGGAGCCGACGTCGGACGCGACGCCGACGAGGTGCGGGCGGCGATCGGTCTGACGGGCCAGTTCGCCGCGGTCGACGGGTTGCTCACCGGCGCCGAGAACCTGCGGCTGATGGCGGACCTCCACCACCTGCCGCGCCCGGAGCGCGACGCCCGGGTCGCCGAGCTGCTCGCCCGGTTCGACCTCGAGGACGCGGCCGGGACGCTCGCCTCGGCGTACTCCGGAGGGATGCGCCGGCGACTCGACCTCGCGATGACGCTCGTCGGCCGGCCCCGCATCATCTTCCTCGACGAGCCGACCACCGGACTCGACCCCCGCAGCCGCCGGACCATGTGGGACATCGTCCGGGGGCTCGTCGCCGACGGCGTCACGATCTTCCTCACCACGCAGTACCTCGAGGAGGCCGACCAGCTCGCCGACCACGTGGCCATCCTCGACCGGGGCCGCTTGATCGCCCAGGGCACCCCGAGCGAGCTGAAGCGCCTCGTGCCAGGTGGCCACGTCCGGCTGCGGTTCGCCGACGCCGACGGGTTCCGAGAGGCGGGGCGCGCCCTCCCCGGCGCCACCGCCGATGCCGACGCCATGACGCTCGAGCTGCCGAGCGACGGCGGGGTCGCCGCCCTGCGCGCGCTGCTCGACGAGCTCGACCGAGCGGCGGTGGAACCCGCCGAGCTGTCGATCCACACCCCCGACCTCGACGACGTGTTCTTCGCGCTGACCGGCCACGGCCGGTCGGCCGACGACGCCCGCGCGGCCGACGACCAGGAGGTCACGACCCCATGA
- a CDS encoding DUF4097 family beta strand repeat-containing protein, whose translation MPTFETPRPITVHVDVVGDVRVDASDRTDTVVSVVPRDPSSSSDAKAARDTTVELTGDELLVRTPKHWKRFTPFGGSEIVEVTISVPTGSQLVASTGLGDIRTEGELGPCRVKSAMGDLRLDRTADLKATTAFGDITVDHVDGDAEVSTSSGDVRVGLVSGALVVKNSNGPTELGRIDGDLRVRSANGDILVERAGRSAVAKTANGDIRLHDVRNGSVVMETAAGDIEVGVRRGVAAWLDVNTRFGTVRNDLDAADGPAATDGTVEVRATTATGDITIRRAAGSDAATSG comes from the coding sequence ATGCCCACGTTCGAGACCCCTCGGCCGATCACCGTGCACGTCGACGTCGTCGGCGACGTCCGCGTCGACGCCAGCGACCGGACCGACACCGTCGTCTCGGTCGTCCCCCGCGACCCCTCGAGCTCGTCCGACGCCAAGGCGGCGCGCGACACGACGGTCGAGCTGACCGGCGACGAGCTCCTCGTCCGCACGCCGAAGCACTGGAAGCGGTTCACGCCCTTCGGCGGCTCGGAGATCGTCGAGGTGACGATCTCGGTCCCGACGGGATCGCAGCTCGTCGCATCGACCGGTCTCGGTGACATCCGGACCGAGGGCGAGCTCGGCCCGTGCCGCGTGAAGTCCGCGATGGGCGACCTGCGCCTGGACCGCACGGCCGACCTGAAGGCGACGACCGCGTTCGGCGACATCACCGTCGACCACGTGGACGGCGACGCAGAGGTGTCGACCTCGTCGGGCGACGTCCGGGTCGGGCTCGTCTCGGGCGCCCTCGTCGTCAAGAACTCCAACGGCCCGACCGAGCTCGGCCGCATCGACGGCGACCTCCGGGTCCGATCCGCGAACGGTGACATCCTCGTCGAGCGGGCCGGCCGGTCCGCCGTCGCCAAGACGGCGAACGGCGACATCCGGCTGCACGACGTCCGCAACGGCTCCGTCGTGATGGAGACCGCGGCGGGCGACATCGAGGTCGGCGTGCGACGCGGCGTCGCGGCCTGGCTCGACGTCAACACCCGGTTCGGGACCGTCCGCAACGACCTCGACGCTGCCGACGGACCGGCCGCGACCGACGGGACGGTGGAGGTCCGGGCCACCACGGCGACGGGCGACATCACCATCCGCCGGGCCGCCGGCAGCGACGCCGCCACGAGCGGCTGA
- a CDS encoding toxin-antitoxin system HicB family antitoxin, which translates to MDLSRHVDMLQHQLLAVADPAGDQARDLAALLVGSLDPSARLMLLDALADACDEITRELAPGSVEVRLRGRDPEFVVTAPPTDLAAGGVDDVTVTSPPVAAPPEPAAEDDGGTARVTLRLPEQLKQRIEQAAGAEGVSVNSWLVRTVTTALDGSGRPPSTSRRGYGQRVTGWAR; encoded by the coding sequence ATGGACCTCAGCCGTCACGTCGACATGCTCCAGCACCAGCTCCTCGCCGTCGCCGACCCCGCCGGCGACCAGGCCCGCGACCTGGCGGCCCTGCTGGTCGGTTCGTTGGACCCTTCGGCTCGCCTGATGCTGCTCGACGCGCTGGCGGATGCCTGCGACGAGATCACGAGGGAGCTGGCACCAGGTTCGGTCGAGGTGCGCCTCCGGGGTCGGGACCCCGAGTTCGTCGTGACCGCTCCGCCGACCGACCTCGCCGCTGGCGGCGTCGACGACGTCACGGTGACGTCACCGCCGGTGGCGGCGCCGCCCGAGCCGGCAGCCGAGGACGACGGCGGCACGGCTCGCGTCACGCTCCGCCTCCCCGAGCAGCTCAAGCAGCGCATCGAGCAGGCCGCCGGCGCCGAGGGCGTGTCGGTCAACTCGTGGCTCGTGCGCACCGTCACCACGGCGCTCGACGGCTCAGGCCGCCCGCCGAGCACCTCACGTCGCGGCTACGGCCAGCGCGTCACCGGGTGGGCCCGCTAG
- a CDS encoding DNA alkylation repair protein, with protein MEVDVRAIADGIDADLVAAGTPERAAKEAAYLKSELLHYGTSVPAVRSAATSALRRGPALDHDQIVELAELLWRDPVHERRMAAVEVLSASTDLLSSEDADLLERLLRESRTWALVDGLSASVAGSIAERDDAFGPVLDRWASDDDPWIRRAALLTPLVPLRRGGGDFERFGRYADAMLDETEPFIRKAIGWVLRDTAKRRPDMVFEWLLPRAGQASGVTVREAVKPLSDEQRRAVLAAR; from the coding sequence GTGGAGGTGGACGTCCGAGCTATTGCCGACGGGATCGATGCCGACCTGGTCGCAGCGGGGACCCCGGAGCGCGCCGCGAAGGAGGCCGCCTACCTCAAGAGCGAGCTGCTCCACTACGGGACCTCGGTGCCCGCCGTCCGGTCGGCCGCGACGTCGGCGCTGCGCCGGGGGCCCGCGCTCGACCACGACCAGATCGTCGAGTTGGCCGAGCTGCTGTGGCGAGACCCGGTCCACGAGCGGCGCATGGCGGCGGTCGAGGTGCTCAGCGCGTCGACCGACCTGCTCAGCAGCGAGGACGCCGACCTCCTCGAGCGGCTCCTGCGCGAGTCGCGGACGTGGGCGCTCGTGGACGGGCTCTCGGCGTCGGTGGCCGGCTCGATCGCCGAGCGTGACGATGCCTTCGGTCCCGTGCTCGACCGGTGGGCGTCCGACGACGACCCATGGATCCGGCGCGCCGCCCTGCTCACGCCGCTCGTGCCGCTGCGCCGGGGCGGGGGCGACTTCGAGCGGTTCGGCAGGTACGCCGACGCGATGCTCGACGAGACGGAGCCCTTCATCCGCAAGGCGATCGGCTGGGTGCTGCGCGACACCGCCAAGCGCCGGCCCGACATGGTGTTCGAGTGGCTGCTCCCCCGAGCCGGACAGGCGTCGGGGGTGACCGTCCGCGAGGCGGTCAAGCCGCTCTCCGACGAGCAGCGCCGTGCCGTCCTCGCCGCCCGCTGA
- a CDS encoding cadmium resistance transporter — protein sequence MLGQAIAMFAVTNIDDIVLLALFFGRAAGDPALERHIVIGQYAGFAAIIAVSVVGAFGLQFLPDDAIAYLGLVPIALGIRAAVQTWSARGDADDVAAPPALGAGAIAGITFANGGDNIGIYVPVFTAAGVGGMGVYVAVFLVLVAAWLVAGRWLAARPSIARALSRWGHVLLPVVLVSIGVAILVDGGAFGL from the coding sequence ATGCTCGGCCAAGCGATCGCCATGTTCGCGGTGACGAACATCGACGACATCGTGCTCCTCGCGCTCTTCTTCGGGCGGGCGGCGGGCGACCCTGCGCTCGAGCGCCACATCGTGATCGGCCAGTACGCCGGCTTCGCCGCGATCATCGCCGTGTCGGTCGTCGGGGCGTTCGGGCTCCAGTTCCTGCCCGACGACGCGATCGCCTACCTGGGGTTGGTCCCGATCGCGCTCGGCATCCGCGCCGCGGTCCAGACGTGGAGCGCACGTGGTGACGCCGACGACGTCGCCGCGCCGCCCGCGCTCGGGGCCGGAGCGATCGCCGGGATCACCTTCGCCAACGGCGGCGACAACATCGGCATCTACGTCCCCGTCTTCACCGCTGCCGGCGTCGGGGGAATGGGCGTCTACGTCGCTGTGTTCCTCGTGCTGGTCGCGGCGTGGCTGGTCGCCGGGAGGTGGCTCGCCGCTCGCCCTTCGATCGCACGAGCGCTCTCACGTTGGGGCCACGTCCTGCTTCCGGTCGTGCTCGTCTCGATCGGCGTGGCGATCCTGGTCGACGGCGGCGCGTTCGGCCTGTGA
- a CDS encoding acyl-CoA-like ligand-binding transcription factor, translating into MGAGLGTTTDGSVDAPDGTTDRRERRRQRTREDIAREALRLAVERGYDNVTVEEIAEAADIAPRTFFRYFPRKDDLLFVDHDGQLERLREALADRPDDEPVLVSIREAVLEVVEEAEIDPDRTRLKRQLIEQTPSLKAQASLRQRDWYDVLAGAVGRHLAVDPDEDLRPRVIAAAIVGALQISIDRWSQLPDGDLRAKVTDAIDLLDGISGLRTG; encoded by the coding sequence ATGGGAGCCGGCCTCGGGACGACCACCGACGGGTCCGTCGATGCGCCGGACGGCACGACGGACCGCCGGGAGCGACGTCGCCAGCGCACGCGGGAGGACATCGCCCGGGAGGCGCTCCGGCTCGCGGTCGAGCGCGGCTACGACAACGTGACCGTCGAGGAGATCGCCGAGGCCGCCGACATCGCGCCTCGCACGTTCTTCCGATACTTCCCGCGGAAGGACGACCTGCTCTTCGTCGACCACGACGGCCAGCTCGAGCGGCTCCGCGAGGCGCTGGCCGACCGACCCGACGACGAGCCCGTCCTCGTGTCGATCCGGGAAGCGGTGCTCGAGGTGGTCGAGGAGGCGGAGATCGACCCGGACCGGACCCGGCTGAAGCGCCAGCTCATCGAGCAGACGCCGAGCCTCAAGGCGCAGGCCTCGCTCCGCCAGCGGGACTGGTACGACGTCCTGGCGGGCGCGGTGGGACGGCACCTCGCCGTCGATCCCGACGAGGACCTGCGGCCGCGGGTCATCGCCGCCGCGATCGTCGGCGCGCTGCAGATCTCGATCGACCGCTGGAGCCAGCTCCCCGACGGCGACCTACGGGCGAAGGTCACCGATGCCATCGACCTCCTCGACGGCATCAGCGGGCTCCGGACCGGCTGA
- a CDS encoding DHA2 family efflux MFS transporter permease subunit gives MTFDAATDPTPEEAIDPRVHARRWWILAVLCLSLLIVFIGNSSLNVAIPTLARDLDATESQLQWVIASYSLVFAGLLFTTGAIGDRFGRKGALQAGLVIFLAGCVAATFSTSMELLIACRAVMGLGAALIMPCTLSILVNVFPPEERTKAIAIWASVTGAAGAIGPVASGFVLGHWWYGAVFLVNIPFITLALVAGFFLVPKSRDPEQGKLDPLGALLSIVGLSSIVFGLIEAPERGWGSPITVGSFVVGLVAIVLFVMWERRVDEPMLDMAYFRNGAFSTGVSGMILVFMAMYGVMFLVTQYFQLILGYTPLGTAIRFLPMAPIMIIVAPLTPRLSARFGANRTVSFGLGLVGVGLIMFRALGVEANYLYILLCIALLVSGIALAMSPLTAGIMAAVPPRRAGAGSAANDSTREIGAALGVAVMGSLAASGYGRAVADALPAGLASSARDAAESSLAGAIAVAEKLPAEVGNHVVTVASEAFVDGLHLAVTIGAVLAWIAALLVLRFLPAQVAHGAPGQSALDAIEDVLELGIAGVEPVFADQTFPGDLAREGDAGPSANGRRPQDADGPAVSD, from the coding sequence ATGACGTTCGACGCCGCGACCGACCCGACGCCCGAGGAGGCGATCGACCCGCGGGTCCACGCCCGGCGCTGGTGGATCCTCGCGGTGCTGTGCCTGAGCCTGCTGATCGTCTTCATCGGCAACTCGAGCCTCAACGTCGCCATCCCGACCCTCGCCCGGGACCTCGACGCGACGGAGTCGCAGCTCCAGTGGGTCATCGCGTCGTACTCGCTCGTGTTCGCCGGGCTGCTGTTCACGACCGGGGCGATCGGCGACCGCTTCGGACGCAAGGGCGCGCTGCAGGCCGGGCTCGTGATCTTCCTCGCCGGGTGCGTGGCCGCCACGTTCTCGACGTCGATGGAGCTGCTGATCGCCTGCCGAGCGGTGATGGGACTCGGCGCCGCGCTGATCATGCCGTGCACGCTGTCGATCCTCGTCAACGTCTTCCCGCCCGAGGAGCGGACGAAGGCGATCGCGATCTGGGCGTCCGTCACCGGCGCGGCCGGGGCGATCGGGCCCGTGGCGAGCGGCTTCGTGCTCGGCCACTGGTGGTACGGCGCGGTGTTCCTCGTGAACATCCCGTTCATCACGCTGGCGCTGGTCGCCGGGTTCTTCCTCGTCCCGAAGTCCCGCGACCCCGAGCAGGGCAAGCTCGACCCGCTCGGCGCGCTGCTCTCGATCGTCGGCCTGTCGTCGATCGTGTTCGGGCTCATCGAGGCGCCGGAGCGCGGCTGGGGCAGCCCGATCACGGTGGGTTCGTTCGTCGTCGGCCTCGTCGCCATCGTGCTGTTCGTCATGTGGGAGCGGCGCGTCGACGAGCCGATGCTCGACATGGCGTACTTCCGCAACGGCGCGTTCAGCACGGGTGTGAGCGGGATGATCCTCGTGTTCATGGCGATGTACGGCGTCATGTTCCTCGTGACGCAGTACTTCCAGCTGATCCTCGGGTACACGCCGCTGGGCACGGCGATCCGCTTCCTGCCGATGGCGCCGATCATGATCATCGTCGCCCCGCTGACGCCACGGCTCAGCGCCCGCTTCGGCGCCAACAGGACGGTGTCCTTCGGGCTCGGGCTCGTCGGCGTCGGGCTGATCATGTTCCGGGCGCTCGGGGTCGAGGCCAACTACCTCTACATCCTCCTGTGCATCGCCCTGCTCGTGTCCGGGATCGCGCTCGCCATGTCACCGTTGACCGCCGGGATCATGGCAGCGGTGCCACCGCGGCGGGCCGGCGCGGGTTCGGCCGCCAACGACTCCACACGTGAGATCGGCGCGGCGCTCGGCGTCGCCGTCATGGGCAGCCTGGCGGCATCGGGCTACGGGCGCGCGGTCGCGGACGCGCTGCCGGCCGGCCTTGCGTCCTCTGCACGCGACGCCGCGGAGTCGTCGCTCGCCGGAGCGATCGCGGTCGCGGAGAAGCTGCCGGCCGAGGTCGGCAACCACGTGGTCACCGTGGCGAGCGAGGCCTTCGTGGACGGCCTGCACCTGGCCGTGACCATCGGCGCGGTGCTGGCGTGGATCGCAGCGCTGCTCGTGCTGCGCTTCCTGCCCGCCCAGGTCGCCCACGGGGCGCCGGGCCAATCGGCGCTCGACGCGATCGAGGACGTGCTGGAGCTCGGCATCGCCGGCGTCGAGCCGGTGTTCGCCGATCAGACCTTCCCCGGCGACCTCGCCCGCGAGGGCGACGCCGGTCCGAGCGCGAACGGGCGCCGCCCCCAGGACGCCGACGGCCCCGCCGTCAGCGACTGA